TCACACCCTCCGGAGAACGGCTCGGTGTGGATGCGGATCACGACATCCCTCGTGAGGAACGATTCGATCCGCGTCCAGTCGTCGTCGTGAAACGCGAGCTCGAACGCGGCAACGTAGGCCGCGTAGCGCTCGGTCAGGTCTTCATTGCGTGGAGGCGCCATGGCTTCGTCACGGTCCGACGACCGCCATGCAGCTCGAATGGTCGACCGTGATCTTTTTGAAGCTGCTGCCGGTCAGGTCGCACGTGCTGCCGCTGGCAACGAAGTCGAGCGTTGCTCCATCTGCCGAACCAGTGACCTTCGTATTCTTGAAGAGGAACGGGTTGAAGGGCGCGTCGTCTGCGTCGCCGACCACGATGGTCTTGCCGGCGATCTTCGCGCCGTCCACCGACAGTGTTTCATACGGATGCAGCATGATCGAATTCTGCTTCTCCGCGCCGCTGAGCGAAACTTTTGGCGAGATCCCGATCGAGTAGCCCTCGAGGACGATCGAGGACGGCATCATCGGGTCTTTGGCAGTTCCGCTCTTGATCTTGGTGCCTTCGGCGATCTGTACGCCGAACCCGGAGTTCGGCGCGGACGAGATCAGAGTGTCGGAGGTGTATGCACTCACCTTGCTCTTGGCCCCGAGCGAAACCCCGAGGTAGCCCTGGAGCGAAACCGACCCGCCCGTGGAGACGATCTTCGCTTTGTCTCCGAAATCGATCGTGCTGCCGGTCGAGGAGCTTATGTTCGCGTACGCGCTGAGCTTGGCGCTCGCGCCGAAGCTCACGCCTCCCGACAGGCTGACGACGAGACCCGTTGCAGCAGTGAGCCTCGCCTTCTCGCCAACAGCCAGGTTGCCTCCGCCGAGCGTTACGACGCCATCTGTCGCCTCGACGGAAAATTTGTCGCCGGCGACAAGATCTCCGCTGCCGCTGGTCGTCACGGTTCCGCCTGACATCTTCACGCCGTCCCCAGCCGTGATTCCGTTGGCCGAAATGGAAGCGCTCGACTCGCCTTCGAGCGACACACCGTCACCGAGCGTCAGAGTGCTCGATGCTGTTATCGACAGCGAGCCTGTCGCAGCAACGGACACGCCGGACTGGAGCTCGCTGCCTGCGTTCATGCTGATGCTGACGTAGCCATTCGTACCGACGATGGAGGCGCCTTCCCGAACGAGGATGTCATTGTCCACATCAAGATAGACGGAAGCGCCGCTGAGGTGCGTGCTCGCCCCAAGGTCGGTGGTGGCAGACCCGGTCATCGACAGAATTCCCGTGATGGCCGTCAAAGTGGCGCCGTCGCCCACGATCATGACTCCGCCACTCATGCCAAAATGGACGTCGTTTCCGATCAGCTTCGCGCTGGCACCGATTTGGATTGAAAAGCCGTCGAAGCTGAAACTGCTGTAGTTCGAAACGCTGCCGTCGAGATAGAGGCGCGTGGCATGCCAGTCCGTGTTCGACCCGTCGGGCGCCTCGAGCTTGACGCCATGGGGCACGACGATGGATCCCGACGTTGTGTAGGTGCCGACCAGCGACGCCTCCGGAATCTCCGTATCGGTTCCGCTGTTGAAGCAGCCGTCGTTGCCGACGTCGAGGTAGACAAAATCCGGTTCACCCGGCGGACAGATCACGGCGTGCGCGGGTGGGACTGCTGCGGCCGACGCAAGACAGGCCGCTGCGACGAAGGATCGATGCCATACGAAAGAACACTTCATGAGTTCCCCCTTCCGTGTCGATGAGTCACGGGAAATCGGGAGTTAGCGGGCGGGCACGCATGTGTCGAGTGCGTGGGGAAAGAGCGAAACGAAAAAGACGCCGGCGCCTGCTCACGCGCGATCGCGCGCAACTCCGATCCCGATTTGACCGATGTGTCGCCAGCGCCGAACTCGCTCGACAGGCAGAAGCCGTTCGGACGGACGAGCTGCACGATCATCTGCGGGAGCCTGTTTGACGAATTGGGTCGGTCCGACCGGGCCAGGAAGCGGAAGTCCGGAGTAATCCTGCGCACGCAACCGCATCGGCAGGAAGATCGACCGAGGTTCCTAGTAGCTCGACGATTGCCATCAGCCGCATTGCGGTACTCGCCTGCCAACCGTTCCTGAGTTGCGGCGGCGACTCCCAGTCAATTCTGCTATGGCTGCGGTTTTGTCGGATTGGGCTGGGGCGAGGTTGGCTCGGTAGTATGACTCGCGTCAGCCCTGTCACGGGTGACGCAGATCGGTACCCTTTCTTCCTTCGGTTTATCGTCGTGTGGTGGGTTGGCAGCCCAGGCATAGACTCCCAGCGCGATCAGGCCCATGGAGGTGACTAAGAGCAGTGCCACCGAACGATTGCGGACGTCCATTTTGAGCTGCTCCGTTTGCAGATACGAGCTCAGGCGACTCAACGTCGGCGTCAGCGCGGTGAATCTGTTCAACGCCTCAGTGTATTCGTTCGAACCCGGGGACTTGCTGTGCTTACGCAGCTCGACGGTGGCAGCTTGACGTTCATCAAGCAGCGGAATGAGGGACTCGTACTGAGGCGGTAGAAGGTCCGATGCGTGAGCCTCAATGAGTTTGAGGAGATTCGAGTTCTGTCTCACATCTTCCAGGAAAAAAGTCTCGGTGATGAGAAGGCGTAGCGCCTGGATCATTCCGATACCGAAAAGAAGCAGCGCCGCCGCGAGTGCCACCACCGCAGCGTAGAACCGCGGTGTAAGCGGGATCAAAGAGCCGAGAGACGTGAAGGGGCTGGTGCCGATCGCCAGCGCCCCGAGAGCGCCCAAGCCACCGACCATCCATTTGGCGGTCGCGCGAATATCCGATCGCACGGCCTCAAATTTCTGAAGTGGAGAGTCCGGGGTATCCATGGATCAGACGATTTCGAATTTGATCCGGGCAGGAATCGCGAGTCTCGAGCGTAGTTTCTCAATGTCCACGCTTTTGCCTGGCGGAACATGCACGAGAAGTGCCGGCGACTTGCGCGACCGCGTCGGGCTGGCGCCCGTTCGGACCTCGAGTAGATCCCAGTCTGTGAATGGGAGGCTCGATTTGCGGCCGGATCGGATCGGCTGAATCAGCCAGCAGGAAGTGGTCCCGGGGTCAGGAAGAACCGGCGGCGAGGTAGGCTTTGGCCCTACCGGCTTCGGAGTCTTCTTACGCCGACTCGTCGGCTTTTTCGTGGTGGCTCGCCACAGTGTGACAGATTCACCATGGCAACTGACTGTGATGCTGCCGTCCAGATTCTCTTTGACGTCCATGAGTAAGCCTCGCGGCGAATGCGGTTACGGGGCTGGCGGAACTGTGTCGAGTGACAAGGGTGAGTATCGCCACAAGTAGGGGACTGGGGGGACTTGGCCGGCGCTCGTACGATGCGGATCGCCGCGCCGGTGAGAAGCCTCGCGAAACCGGAACCGACCGAAACAATATCCATGCGGCTCGGGGTTAAACGCCCCGGGCAACCACGGGTTGCGGCGATTAAGGCTCGGGCGGTCACAGCGGGAAAGACCCCGCGGCGCGTGCAAGCGCCGCGGGGCCTCGAAGGGTTTTACGTGGAGGCGCCTTACTCGCAGAAGCCGCCGACTCCGCACGTCAGTGCAGGCAGCCACTCGCCGCTGAAGCCTTCGCAATCCACCTGCGAGTTGAAGTTCGGGCCGGCCACGCAGCCACTCGACGTCTGGCAGCATCCGCCCGGCGTCGGAGTTGCAGAGCAGAAGCCGTCGCTGCCGCATCCGGCCCCCGCCGTGATGTATGTCGCGAGGGGCCCGGCGGCCATCTGGCAGTCGGTGAGCGTCTGCAGAGTCGAAAGGATCCCGCAGGCGCCGGACACGCCGTCCGATCCGCTGCAGCATGCGGTGATCGTCAGTTTCCGCAGCGACATGCTGGCGGATTCTTCGATGTCTGCCTGGAACACACCTTCGTCCCCGGAAGTCCGACAGCCGCCTTTCGACTCCGCTTTCGTCCACGACGACGAGATCTTGCCGACGCACTTCGAGGTATCGACGGGGTCGCCGCTCTTGAGCGACTTGGCGTTTGCCGCGTGCAGGCACGACGAGTACTTGCCGGCGGCTTTTAGTTTCGCGGCTGCACAATCGGCGGCAGGGTCGCCGGCTCGCGACGCTGCAGCCGCCGCCAGTGTCAGACAAGTGACCGCAACGACAAACGAAGTTCTTCGAATCAAACTCATTGTCCTCTCCTTCTTCGCCTCGACGGCGTCGCACACCTTGTTGTGGCAGTCCTATGGACAGTGTCGTGCGACGGCCAGTCTGCGATTCCCGCCGATCTTCGCTCGACGCACGAGCGTACAATTCGAGTACGTCGAGAGTTGATGCAAACGGATCGGCCGGCGAGCTACGGCGCCTTGTACGATGCAGCGAACTTCGCCGCGCCGTTACTCTTGATCTCGTCCGCCCCGAAGCTCGCCTGCCAGCAGGACGCGTCGCTCGTGCGAACCTGCGCGACTACGGTACCTTCGAGGCCGTCGCCGAGCGCAAACGTCGGGATCGTGCTGCCCTTCGCCTTGAGCTGGACCTTTCCGCTGCCCGTGGTGCTCGACGTGCCGGCAATTCCGCTGATTCCGTCGCCCGGTGCCGGCTTCCGGCGGTCCTTGTATTTGAAGCCCTTGGTCGTCTCGCTCCAGCACGACTCGTCTTCGCAGGTCGCGTTTCCGGCCAGCGGTTGGAGGAAAATGACGAGGCCATTCGCATCGTACACGCAGAGCTCGTACGCCGTGTCGGTCGTGGGCGAGCCGAGATCCTCCTTCGCGAAGCCGGCCTTGCCCCACTTGAACGAGACCGCGCGCTTCCCGGCGTCGTCGGAATTGGCCAGCGAGAGCGTCGCGCCGCCCGGCGCGTCGTTGTCACAGGTCTGCGGCGTGTCGTCGCTTTCGCAACCGCTTTCCACGTTGCAGTAGTCCCGTGTGCAGAGGGTGCCGTCGTCGCATGCGCTATCGTCGGCGGTGTGCAGGCAGCGTCCGACACTGTCGCACTCGTCGACGGTGCACCCGACGCCGTCCTCCCAGCATGGAGCCCCGTCGGCTTCGAAGGTGCACGTCGAAGAGCAGCAGTCTCCATTCGCGACATTCCCGTCGTCGCAGATTTCGCCGTATTCGACGAGGCCATTGCCGCACACCGGGATCCCCGCTTCATAGGCGCCGAGATCGCAGTGGGCTCCGACCGGCCGCGGGAATCCGCGCTGATCCCGGTCGCCGAGCAGATGGCAAGTGGTATCGTCGCCGGCGTCGATCGCGCTCGACGGGACGTTGAGCTTCAGCGTGTATGTCGGGCCGCCGTTGTCATCGGGATCGCCCGCGAGATTCGGGTCACCGCTGAGTGCCGGATTGCAGCTTCCGTCCTCGATGAGGTTGTGATGGTTCACGGCGAACGCCGTGCTCAAACAATCGGCGTGCAACGAATTGGCGATGATGTTGTTCACGATGCTGAGATTGCCGCCCGACGCGAGCCGAACCAGTCCAACCGAGTTGTACGAGAGAGTGCTGTTGGTGAGCTCGAGCGATCCGGTGTCGAGAGTGATCGCGCCACCCGTGATCGAGTTGGAAAAGCTGGCCGAGAACGTGCTGTTCCGGATGCTCGTTGCGCTGTTCGTGCTGTAGACGGCTCCTCCGTCGGAGTCTGCGCCATTTCCCGCGAAATAGCTGTCGAGGACGGAGAGCGTCGAGGAGCTTACGTAGATCGCACCGCCGGTGCCCGCAACGTTGTTGCTGAACGAGCTGCCTTCTATTGCGAGCGTCGAGGAGCTGGCGTGGATCACACCGCCGTCGATCGCAACATTGTTGTTGAACGAGCAGCCTTCTATTGCGAGCGTCGCCGAATCGACCATGATCGCGCCGCCGGCCACCGCGCCGCCTCCCTGAATCTGCAGTCCATTCATCTCGACGGTGCCGCCGTCGATCGAGAAGACCTGGACGGGGACGTTGGTCTCGTCGACGCCGGTGATCACGACGTACTGGCCTGCGCCGTCTATCGTGAGGGTTTTGTGGATCTGCGGGAGGCTCGATTCGAGTGTAATAAAAGTCGTGTCTGCGAACCTGATGAGATTCGGTCCAAAGGCGGCGGCGGCGGCGTTCATCGCCTCGCGCAGCGTGCAATGCGCGTCGCAGGTGCCGTCGTCATCGTCCCCACCGGCGGTGACATAGAGGATGTTCTGTTCTTCGGTCGCGCCGATGTCGCAGCCGGATCCCACCGGCCGCGTGATGCCGCGCTGATCGACACCGCCTGTGGGACTGGCCAGGCAGTAGGTTTCGTCGCCGTGGTCGTTCGCGAGGGAGCCGTTCATCGGCGGTGCTGTCTGGGTCGGACCGCCGTAGTTCCCAAGAGGCGAAAGCATGGGATCGCCGCTGAACGCAGCCGGGCACGATGCATCCTCGATCAAGTTCGAGGTGTTCGTCCCGATGGAGCCGCCGGACTCCAGCTTGCAGTCCGCACCGGTCGATCCGGCGATGATGGTGTTGACGAGGTCGAGCGGTCCGCGAGTCGCGATGCCGCCTCCAGCTGTCAGAGGCGCCGAATTGGCCATGACTGTGGTGTTGTACAGTTGCACGCCCGCGGTCACCCGGCCCTGGATTCCTCCGCCGTCGGTTGCTGCCGTGTTTCC
The sequence above is drawn from the Candidatus Limnocylindrales bacterium genome and encodes:
- a CDS encoding choice-of-anchor Q domain-containing protein; this encodes MNIRNIRNYSACVLAFCLLAMTPDWSEAAVLTVMNSNDTGAGSLRDTIASASSGDTIDFDAGLAGSVIRFGSAITVDKDLTIDGTGVPVTLSGDSNGNGSADVQLFVVAFEINFTLDHVTLTKGLGDVGGCILSTGRLFFYDSTVSACHASAAGGGIYATYATISGSTINGNSGDQGGGIYVASSALIVNSTIYGNTAATDGGGIQGRVTAGVQLYNTTVMANSAPLTAGGGIATRGPLDLVNTIIAGSTGADCKLESGGSIGTNTSNLIEDASCPAAFSGDPMLSPLGNYGGPTQTAPPMNGSLANDHGDETYCLASPTGGVDQRGITRPVGSGCDIGATEEQNILYVTAGGDDDDGTCDAHCTLREAMNAAAAAFGPNLIRFADTTFITLESSLPQIHKTLTIDGAGQYVVITGVDETNVPVQVFSIDGGTVEMNGLQIQGGGAVAGGAIMVDSATLAIEGCSFNNNVAIDGGVIHASSSTLAIEGSSFSNNVAGTGGAIYVSSSTLSVLDSYFAGNGADSDGGAVYSTNSATSIRNSTFSASFSNSITGGAITLDTGSLELTNSTLSYNSVGLVRLASGGNLSIVNNIIANSLHADCLSTAFAVNHHNLIEDGSCNPALSGDPNLAGDPDDNGGPTYTLKLNVPSSAIDAGDDTTCHLLGDRDQRGFPRPVGAHCDLGAYEAGIPVCGNGLVEYGEICDDGNVANGDCCSSTCTFEADGAPCWEDGVGCTVDECDSVGRCLHTADDSACDDGTLCTRDYCNVESGCESDDTPQTCDNDAPGGATLSLANSDDAGKRAVSFKWGKAGFAKEDLGSPTTDTAYELCVYDANGLVIFLQPLAGNATCEDESCWSETTKGFKYKDRRKPAPGDGISGIAGTSSTTGSGKVQLKAKGSTIPTFALGDGLEGTVVAQVRTSDASCWQASFGADEIKSNGAAKFAASYKAP